A single genomic interval of Lentimicrobium saccharophilum harbors:
- a CDS encoding chorismate-binding protein, with protein sequence MNGGSITLKALQQHLLGTQTAFVSYRLPGETTPESIISTKGFYEIPHIREVFNGKSGFIISPFLKSLPPLFLDAEFTLSGTQFTDPGIGRQEASPVPECRITAPGKEEYIEKLRQVISGINSGRADKAVISRPIEIPFREAGLSIPLFEQLCIDYPSAFVYLAWIPGYGLWTGASPELLLRIENETVTTMALAGTRDAGSRAWTSKEMDEHEWVCRHIEEKLAASGCNDVSRSETGTITAGMAVHLKTGFKAIIEDDNKGKLLEALHPTPAVCGWPEIAALDMIRNTEKYDRSFYTGFLGPVKSEKQAAFYVNLRCMQIFQDKAFVYAGGGITAASDPLAEWEETVLKSQTMLTAIGKIQNLAYF encoded by the coding sequence ATGAACGGAGGATCGATAACGCTGAAAGCGCTGCAGCAGCATCTGCTGGGTACTCAAACTGCTTTTGTTTCCTACAGGCTTCCGGGTGAAACAACCCCGGAAAGCATCATCAGTACCAAAGGTTTTTATGAAATCCCGCACATCCGTGAAGTGTTCAACGGTAAATCCGGGTTTATCATCTCCCCTTTTCTGAAATCACTTCCGCCGTTGTTTCTGGATGCTGAATTTACCCTTAGCGGAACACAATTCACTGACCCCGGGATCGGACGTCAGGAAGCATCTCCGGTTCCTGAATGCAGGATCACAGCGCCGGGCAAGGAGGAATATATTGAAAAACTCAGACAGGTGATCTCAGGAATTAATTCAGGAAGAGCGGATAAAGCAGTAATATCGCGGCCCATTGAGATTCCGTTCCGGGAAGCCGGGCTCTCCATCCCGCTGTTTGAGCAGTTGTGCATCGATTATCCTTCAGCCTTTGTTTACCTGGCCTGGATCCCCGGCTACGGATTGTGGACCGGTGCTTCTCCTGAGTTACTGCTCAGGATCGAAAACGAAACGGTCACCACCATGGCGCTGGCCGGAACCCGTGATGCCGGTTCACGGGCCTGGACAAGCAAAGAAATGGACGAGCATGAATGGGTTTGCAGACATATTGAAGAAAAATTAGCAGCTTCCGGGTGCAATGATGTCTCCCGTTCTGAAACCGGAACCATCACTGCCGGGATGGCCGTTCACCTGAAAACCGGATTCAAAGCAATTATTGAAGATGACAACAAGGGCAAACTGCTCGAAGCCCTTCACCCCACCCCTGCTGTCTGCGGCTGGCCTGAAATCGCAGCGCTTGACATGATAAGGAACACCGAAAAATATGACCGGAGTTTTTATACCGGGTTTCTCGGCCCTGTTAAGTCAGAGAAACAGGCTGCCTTTTATGTTAACCTCCGTTGTATGCAGATATTTCAGGATAAGGCGTTTGTTTATGCAGGCGGGGGCATTACAGCAGCCTCTGACCCGCTGGCGGAATGGGAGGAAACCGTGCTTAAAAGCCAGACCATGTTGACTGCTATCGGAAAAATACAGAATTTAGCATACTTTTAA
- a CDS encoding hotdog fold thioesterase translates to MLTNISLEAMNAMSAGTLMEQLGIIYTEVGPDYICGTMPVDHRTVQPAGLLHGGASAALAETLGSMGSVAIMGRKHAIVGIEINANHIRKVKDGHVHGKATLVMRSRRLHIWEVKIHNDAGALVCLSRLTIMVIEQEENKGE, encoded by the coding sequence ATGCTTACCAACATAAGTCTTGAAGCCATGAATGCAATGTCGGCCGGAACGCTGATGGAGCAGCTTGGCATTATTTATACTGAAGTGGGCCCGGATTACATCTGTGGTACCATGCCGGTCGATCACCGCACGGTACAGCCGGCAGGTCTTTTGCATGGCGGCGCTTCGGCAGCGCTTGCCGAAACGCTGGGCAGCATGGGTTCGGTGGCGATCATGGGCCGTAAGCACGCCATCGTGGGCATTGAAATCAATGCCAACCATATCCGCAAGGTGAAAGACGGGCATGTGCATGGCAAAGCCACCCTGGTGATGCGTTCCCGGCGGCTGCACATCTGGGAGGTAAAAATTCACAACGATGCCGGTGCGCTGGTCTGCCTCTCCAGACTCACCATTATGGTGATTGAACAGGAAGAAAATAAAGGGGAATGA